In the genome of Photobacterium sp. TY1-4, one region contains:
- a CDS encoding SDR family oxidoreductase, with amino-acid sequence MAKHVLITGANRGVGLALVDVYLADGWQVYACCRLPGQAAALQQRRQAHPALTLLALDVTDHAAITALSRQLADVSLDLLINNAGYYGPKGYGFGNTDADEWRQVLEVNTIAPLKLAEAFYPQLSRSQPGNIACISSKVGSMTENTSGGGYIYRSSKAALNSVVKSLSNDLLPQGIKTVALHPGWVQTEMGGPNAIISAPESALGLKNVIDHLSPEQSGGFYNYDGSVIPW; translated from the coding sequence ATGGCAAAACATGTCCTCATTACCGGTGCCAACCGCGGCGTCGGGCTGGCGCTGGTCGATGTCTACCTGGCCGATGGCTGGCAGGTCTATGCCTGCTGTCGACTGCCGGGGCAGGCAGCTGCGCTGCAACAACGCCGACAAGCCCATCCGGCCCTGACCCTGTTGGCGCTGGATGTCACCGATCACGCAGCAATCACGGCGCTGAGCCGCCAACTGGCCGATGTTTCGCTGGATTTGCTGATTAACAATGCCGGTTACTACGGGCCGAAGGGATACGGGTTCGGCAATACGGATGCGGATGAATGGCGTCAGGTCCTGGAGGTCAACACAATCGCGCCGCTCAAGTTGGCCGAGGCTTTCTATCCTCAGCTCAGCCGCTCGCAACCCGGGAACATTGCCTGCATCTCATCGAAAGTCGGCAGTATGACGGAAAACACCAGCGGTGGCGGTTATATTTATCGCTCGTCAAAAGCGGCGCTGAACTCGGTGGTCAAGAGCCTGTCCAACGACTTGCTGCCGCAGGGGATCAAGACGGTTGCGCTGCACCCCGGCTGGGTGCAAACAGAAATGGGCGGGCCGAATGCGATAATATCTGCACCTGAATCGGCGCTGGGGCTGAAAAATGTCATTGATCACCTAAGCCCGGAGCAAAGCGGCGGTTTTTATAATTACGATGGCTCGGTGATCCCGTGGTAA
- a CDS encoding DUF3413 domain-containing protein has translation MVTSGNNYKDKVSQLIGWGHWFSFFNIIAAMLLGTRYIEHSEWPETLLGQLYLGLSWVGHFGFLVFGFYILILFPASFLIPSQRLMRLFAVLVGTVGLTALLLDTHAYETLELHLSPLVWDLLLSGEKTELNARWQYLFIAVPAIFLMQLVLAEWIWRKLRKLTRKHVGVPIAMVFGLCFLSSHLIYIWADANLYRPVTAQRSNFPLSYPMTAKSFMEKHGWLDRQEYTRRQAAQGIEESAHIRYPMSVLKFDDLGTRQNVLLIMVDSLRSDMVAPETMPYLSAFARQNLNFSNHYSADNTNDGGVFGLFYGLPGSYINSIRSEQTSPVLLDTLQKRGYQFGLFSGSGFEETIYPDAVFSNRLMPDGATAVHSDEQAITAWKGWLAQQQRRTPWFSYLELTSVESFEEGGDYIPKFTPSLGNMQMNPADADTNVLLKNSYRNAAYHIDELLMDIFSQLVEQNVLGDTIVIVTANHGSEFNETGSNTWGAGSNYSQFQLKVPMIIHWPGIVPESVTRATSHLDLVPTLMESLLNTTTPSAQYSSGISLFDQDASRRWVLAGDDRSIVVLQKNTTTVVDKYGNYRVYNQDYQLQSEGKPKLSTLMQVMHELKRFYQPEP, from the coding sequence ATGGTCACCAGCGGTAACAATTATAAAGACAAAGTGTCCCAGCTGATTGGCTGGGGTCATTGGTTCAGCTTTTTCAATATCATCGCCGCCATGCTGCTCGGCACCCGGTATATTGAACACTCTGAATGGCCGGAAACCCTTCTCGGACAACTGTATCTCGGACTGAGCTGGGTTGGCCATTTCGGGTTCCTGGTCTTTGGCTTTTACATTCTGATCCTGTTTCCGGCCAGTTTTCTGATCCCGTCTCAGCGCCTGATGCGGCTGTTTGCCGTGTTGGTCGGTACCGTTGGCCTCACCGCCCTGCTGCTGGATACCCATGCCTACGAGACGCTTGAGCTGCACTTAAGCCCGCTCGTCTGGGATCTGCTGCTCAGTGGTGAAAAAACGGAACTGAATGCCCGTTGGCAATACCTGTTTATTGCGGTGCCAGCCATTTTCCTGATGCAACTGGTGCTGGCAGAGTGGATTTGGCGCAAACTCAGAAAGCTGACCCGAAAGCATGTCGGGGTACCGATTGCCATGGTTTTCGGTCTGTGCTTCCTGAGCAGCCACCTGATTTATATCTGGGCCGATGCTAACCTCTATCGCCCGGTGACGGCACAGCGCTCCAATTTCCCACTCTCCTATCCGATGACAGCCAAAAGCTTCATGGAGAAACATGGCTGGCTGGATCGCCAGGAATACACCCGCCGTCAGGCAGCACAGGGCATCGAGGAAAGCGCGCATATTCGCTATCCGATGAGTGTGCTGAAGTTTGATGATCTGGGGACCCGGCAAAATGTCCTGCTGATCATGGTCGACAGCCTGCGTAGCGATATGGTTGCGCCGGAAACCATGCCGTATTTATCGGCATTTGCCCGGCAAAACCTGAATTTCAGCAATCACTATAGTGCCGACAACACCAATGACGGCGGCGTATTCGGCCTGTTCTACGGGCTGCCGGGCAGTTACATCAACAGCATCCGTTCGGAGCAAACCTCACCGGTCCTGCTCGATACCCTGCAAAAGCGGGGCTATCAGTTCGGCCTGTTCAGCGGCAGCGGCTTTGAAGAAACCATCTATCCGGATGCCGTATTCAGTAACCGGCTCATGCCTGATGGCGCAACGGCGGTTCATAGCGACGAACAGGCGATTACAGCGTGGAAAGGCTGGCTTGCACAGCAGCAGCGCAGAACCCCTTGGTTCAGCTACCTTGAGCTGACTTCGGTGGAAAGTTTTGAAGAGGGGGGGGACTATATTCCGAAGTTTACCCCGTCACTCGGCAATATGCAGATGAACCCGGCGGATGCCGATACCAATGTGCTGCTGAAGAACAGCTATCGCAATGCGGCCTACCATATTGACGAGCTGCTGATGGATATTTTCAGCCAGTTGGTTGAGCAGAATGTGCTGGGCGACACCATCGTGATCGTAACCGCCAACCATGGCAGTGAGTTCAACGAAACCGGTAGCAACACTTGGGGGGCCGGCAGCAACTACAGCCAGTTCCAGCTGAAAGTGCCGATGATTATTCACTGGCCGGGGATAGTCCCGGAGAGCGTGACCCGAGCGACCAGCCATCTGGATCTGGTGCCAACCCTGATGGAATCGTTGCTGAATACGACCACGCCTTCCGCCCAATACAGCAGCGGCATCAGCCTGTTTGATCAGGATGCCAGCCGACGCTGGGTACTGGCCGGAGATGACCGCAGCATTGTGGTCCTGCAAAAAAACACCACCACCGTGGTCGATAAATACGGGAATTACCGGGTTTATAACCAGGACTACCAACTGCAAAGTGAAGGCAAGCCGAAGCTGTCGACCCTGATGCAGGTCATGCATGAGCTCAAACGCTTCTATCAGCCGGAGCCCTAA
- the yejK gene encoding nucleoid-associated protein YejK, producing the protein MSLTLSNVILHQLTKNEQDELDVHLRKQPLNNDTSTEELVAELHRVYSSKGAKGFAHFAEDSEFCHWLKQVRSGELDFLTFSNQSANKLQAELSKYPFAEAGTLVLAEYQSLATDYLLIGLLPTCHSMKVTEQLDISATDYLDVSKMDIVARIDLSSWETDAESNRYLTFIKGRVGRKIADFFLDFLQAEVGMDAKVQNQVLMQAVEDFCADSRLDKEEKQQYRKQVYDYCNSQLQAGDEVTVKELSGELPAAEDGTDFYQFASNQGYALEESFPADRTTMRKLTKFVGSGGGLTINFDSMLLGERIFYDADTDTLTIKGTPPNLKDQLQRRLSTDND; encoded by the coding sequence ATGAGCCTAACGCTTTCCAATGTCATTCTTCACCAGTTGACAAAAAATGAGCAGGATGAGCTTGACGTTCATCTCAGAAAACAACCGCTTAATAACGACACTTCTACAGAAGAGTTGGTTGCCGAGCTGCATCGGGTATACAGCAGTAAAGGGGCGAAGGGCTTTGCCCATTTCGCCGAAGACAGTGAATTCTGCCACTGGCTGAAACAGGTGCGCAGCGGCGAGCTGGATTTCCTGACGTTTTCGAACCAGTCGGCCAACAAACTGCAGGCAGAGTTGAGTAAATACCCGTTTGCCGAAGCCGGAACGCTGGTGCTGGCGGAGTATCAGTCACTGGCGACAGACTACCTGTTGATTGGCTTGCTACCGACTTGTCACAGCATGAAAGTGACTGAGCAGCTGGATATCAGTGCCACGGATTATCTCGATGTCAGCAAGATGGATATTGTGGCGCGGATTGACCTGTCGTCCTGGGAGACGGATGCCGAATCGAACCGTTATCTGACGTTCATCAAAGGCCGGGTTGGTCGAAAAATTGCGGATTTCTTCCTCGATTTCCTACAGGCCGAAGTGGGCATGGATGCCAAAGTCCAGAACCAGGTACTCATGCAAGCGGTGGAAGATTTCTGCGCCGACTCGCGGCTCGACAAAGAAGAAAAGCAACAGTACCGCAAGCAAGTATACGACTACTGCAACAGCCAGCTTCAGGCCGGGGATGAAGTGACGGTCAAAGAGCTGTCCGGTGAGCTGCCTGCGGCCGAGGATGGCACAGACTTCTATCAGTTTGCTTCGAACCAGGGATATGCACTGGAAGAGAGCTTTCCGGCGGATCGAACTACCATGCGTAAACTGACCAAGTTCGTTGGTTCAGGTGGCGGTTTGACGATTAACTTCGACAGTATGTTGCTGGGAGAGCGGATTTTCTATGATGCAGACACTGATACGCTGACCATTAAAGGCACGCCGCCAAACCTGAAAGATCAGCTGCAGCGCCGGTTATCGACCGATAATGATTGA
- the nhaC gene encoding Na+/H+ antiporter NhaC: MNKQSVKLPSLMQVVVALGIFLALAFSFTAKLDLPIQLALYIGWFVIMALGIKLGHDYKSLEQAATKGISNGLGAVLILLAVGALVGTWIAGGIVPTIIYYGLKAIHPSIFLLATMIICSLTALATGTSWGAAGTAGIAMMGIGQGLGIPAPMTAGAVLSGCYFGDKMSPLSDSVILASSMSNVEIMEHIKGMLPIALISYVITGIMFTGVGFHYAGNVDMSQVESVIAAMDQQFVISPFSFAPVVIVLALLAMRLPSFPVISLGSLLGIVWAVMIQDMDPLMAFNTAWAPFSISSGVDFIDAILNRGGMSSMLGSVAVIVFGLGFGGLLDKVGVLQTIAKLFEKRVNSAGSLSVSTIATAFLGNVFGSAMYVSLILTPKICAKNYDRLGFQRKNLSRNAEFGGTLTSGMVPWSDNGIYMASILGVATFSYAPFMWLSFVCILVTIISSYMGWFVDRCPPSVVEASEESDPTQPGTAQQTA; encoded by the coding sequence ATGAACAAACAGAGTGTGAAACTACCTTCGCTAATGCAGGTCGTTGTCGCGTTAGGTATCTTTCTTGCGCTGGCATTTTCTTTCACGGCAAAACTCGATTTACCGATCCAACTGGCCCTCTACATCGGCTGGTTTGTCATTATGGCACTCGGCATCAAGCTGGGACATGACTACAAATCTCTGGAGCAGGCTGCGACCAAAGGGATCTCAAACGGCTTGGGGGCCGTCCTGATCCTGCTGGCTGTCGGTGCCCTGGTCGGTACCTGGATTGCCGGCGGTATTGTCCCAACCATCATTTACTATGGCCTCAAAGCCATTCACCCTTCAATCTTCCTGCTGGCAACCATGATCATCTGTTCGCTGACGGCACTGGCAACCGGGACTTCCTGGGGCGCCGCGGGTACCGCCGGGATCGCGATGATGGGCATTGGCCAGGGATTAGGGATCCCGGCGCCGATGACGGCCGGTGCCGTGCTGTCGGGCTGTTACTTCGGGGATAAGATGTCACCACTCTCTGATTCGGTGATCCTGGCTTCTTCCATGTCAAACGTCGAAATCATGGAGCACATCAAAGGCATGCTGCCGATTGCGCTGATCAGTTATGTGATCACCGGGATCATGTTCACCGGTGTGGGCTTCCACTATGCCGGCAATGTTGATATGTCCCAGGTTGAAAGCGTGATTGCCGCCATGGATCAGCAATTTGTCATTTCGCCGTTCTCTTTTGCCCCTGTGGTCATTGTGCTGGCACTGCTGGCCATGCGCCTGCCATCGTTCCCGGTGATTTCCCTCGGTTCGCTGCTGGGGATCGTCTGGGCGGTCATGATCCAGGATATGGACCCGCTGATGGCATTCAACACCGCCTGGGCGCCGTTCTCCATCAGCTCCGGAGTCGACTTCATTGACGCGATCCTCAACCGTGGCGGCATGTCATCAATGCTGGGCTCCGTGGCTGTGATCGTGTTTGGTTTGGGCTTTGGTGGCTTACTCGATAAAGTGGGTGTGCTGCAAACTATCGCCAAGCTATTCGAAAAACGCGTCAACTCGGCAGGTAGCCTGTCGGTCTCGACCATTGCCACCGCTTTCCTCGGCAACGTGTTCGGCTCGGCGATGTACGTCTCCCTGATCCTGACACCAAAAATCTGTGCCAAGAACTATGACCGTCTGGGGTTCCAACGCAAGAACCTGTCGCGTAACGCCGAGTTCGGCGGCACCCTGACATCCGGCATGGTGCCGTGGAGTGATAACGGGATCTACATGGCCAGTATTCTGGGTGTGGCGACGTTCTCTTACGCCCCGTTCATGTGGTTGAGCTTCGTCTGTATTCTGGTCACGATCATCTCATCTTACATGGGCTGGTTCGTCGACCGCTGCCCGCCGTCCGTGGTGGAAGCATCTGAAGAGTCCGACCCAACGCAGCCAGGTACAGCGCAACAGACCGCGTAA
- a CDS encoding nitrous oxide-stimulated promoter family protein, producing MNVSNPGAVQKQRELNTVKVLIRWYCQILHRGAVTCPACQELAVYVTARMSRCPSASGKPHCLHCQRQCFSSARRLQFSHVLRWSMPRFFWRHPFRALRYRLHPLSSMVRSGNNPLKTSR from the coding sequence ATGAACGTTTCAAATCCCGGCGCAGTTCAAAAGCAGCGTGAACTGAACACCGTGAAAGTCCTGATCCGCTGGTATTGCCAGATCCTGCATCGTGGTGCAGTAACCTGTCCGGCGTGTCAGGAACTTGCTGTTTATGTGACGGCGCGTATGTCCCGTTGCCCGTCAGCGTCCGGCAAGCCACATTGTCTGCACTGCCAGCGGCAGTGTTTCTCTTCGGCCAGACGTTTGCAGTTCAGCCATGTGCTGCGCTGGTCCATGCCGCGTTTTTTCTGGCGCCATCCCTTTCGGGCCCTGCGCTACCGGCTTCACCCTTTGTCGTCGATGGTCCGGTCAGGGAATAATCCATTGAAAACGAGCCGTTAG
- a CDS encoding DUF2938 domain-containing protein, translating into MGDTPTVRREPNMEPDFILRVVALGIGATLVMDLWALFLKVCFQIPSLNYAMVGRWIGHFQTGQFAHDSIVQAPVVKGEAIIGWTAHYLIGIAFAGILLLGWGEIWLASPTLLPALMIGVATVVAPFFLMQPCMGAGIAASKTPQPNTARVRSLMAHASFGVGLYLTGLVMSVN; encoded by the coding sequence ATGGGCGACACACCAACAGTAAGGAGAGAACCCAACATGGAACCCGATTTTATATTACGCGTCGTCGCACTGGGCATTGGTGCAACCCTGGTCATGGATTTATGGGCCTTGTTTCTGAAAGTCTGTTTCCAGATCCCATCTCTGAATTACGCCATGGTTGGCCGCTGGATTGGGCATTTTCAGACGGGGCAATTCGCCCACGACAGTATTGTGCAGGCACCTGTGGTTAAAGGTGAAGCGATCATCGGTTGGACAGCTCACTATCTGATTGGTATCGCCTTCGCGGGGATTTTGTTGCTGGGTTGGGGGGAGATCTGGTTAGCATCTCCCACCTTGCTTCCGGCATTGATGATTGGTGTCGCAACGGTCGTCGCACCGTTTTTCCTGATGCAGCCTTGCATGGGGGCGGGAATTGCGGCCTCAAAAACACCCCAGCCCAATACTGCCAGAGTGCGCAGCCTGATGGCACATGCTTCATTTGGCGTGGGGTTATATCTGACAGGGCTGGTGATGTCGGTAAATTGA
- a CDS encoding Na+/H+ antiporter family protein, translating to MNPVVISVCVMLVLALMRVNVVVALTFSAILGGLLGGLSLADTVSAFESGLGGGATTALSYAMLGTFAVAISRSGITDVLAQKVIKRISGHENAAAATGVKYSVLTILVLLAISSQNAIPVHIAFIPIVIPPLLHVFAKLKLDRRLIACVLTFGLVTPYMVLPVGFGGIFLNNILLKNLHDNGLDVSAGQVPYAMILPALGMVFGLLLAVFFSYRKPREYSEEKILATEPEHTQINMQHVYIAVAAIIAALGAQLYSGSMIIGGLIGFMVFTFGGVIKWKETHDVFTKGVHMMAMIGFIMIAAAGFASVMKSTGGVETLVSSLADAIGDNKPMAALLMLVVGLLVTMGIGSSFSTIPILATIYVPLCLAFGFSPLATVALVGTAAALGDAGSPASDSTLGPTAGLNADGQHEHVWETVVPTFIHYNLPLIAFGWLAAMVL from the coding sequence ATGAACCCAGTAGTCATCTCCGTGTGCGTCATGCTTGTCCTTGCATTAATGCGGGTCAACGTCGTCGTCGCACTCACCTTCAGCGCCATTTTAGGCGGCCTTTTAGGCGGCCTGTCGCTCGCCGATACCGTGTCTGCTTTTGAAAGCGGTTTGGGCGGCGGCGCAACTACAGCCCTCAGCTACGCCATGCTCGGGACCTTTGCCGTTGCGATTTCCCGCTCCGGGATCACCGATGTCTTGGCCCAAAAAGTCATTAAACGAATTAGCGGTCATGAAAATGCTGCCGCTGCCACCGGCGTAAAGTATTCTGTTCTCACCATTTTAGTGCTGCTAGCCATCTCTTCTCAGAATGCCATCCCGGTCCATATCGCCTTTATTCCGATCGTGATCCCGCCGCTGCTTCATGTGTTCGCTAAGTTAAAGCTTGACCGACGCCTGATTGCCTGTGTGCTGACTTTTGGCCTGGTCACACCATATATGGTCTTACCGGTTGGCTTTGGCGGGATTTTCCTCAACAATATTCTGCTCAAGAACCTGCATGACAACGGACTGGATGTCAGTGCCGGCCAAGTGCCTTATGCCATGATCCTGCCGGCACTAGGTATGGTCTTCGGTCTATTGCTGGCGGTGTTCTTCAGCTACCGCAAGCCACGCGAATACTCGGAAGAGAAAATTCTGGCGACCGAACCGGAGCATACCCAAATCAATATGCAGCATGTTTATATCGCTGTGGCCGCGATTATCGCCGCCCTGGGCGCGCAGCTTTACAGCGGCTCGATGATCATCGGCGGTCTGATCGGCTTTATGGTGTTTACCTTTGGCGGCGTGATCAAATGGAAAGAAACCCACGATGTCTTCACCAAAGGGGTTCATATGATGGCGATGATCGGCTTCATTATGATTGCCGCTGCCGGATTCGCCTCGGTGATGAAATCGACCGGCGGTGTAGAAACCCTGGTCAGCTCACTGGCCGATGCCATTGGTGATAACAAGCCAATGGCGGCGTTGTTGATGCTGGTGGTTGGCCTGCTGGTCACCATGGGGATCGGCTCCTCCTTCTCGACCATTCCAATCCTGGCCACTATCTATGTTCCACTCTGCCTGGCCTTTGGTTTCTCGCCGCTGGCAACCGTCGCGCTGGTGGGTACGGCAGCGGCACTGGGTGATGCCGGCTCACCTGCATCTGACTCAACCCTGGGCCCGACAGCCGGCCTGAATGCCGACGGTCAGCACGAACACGTGTGGGAGACTGTTGTCCCGACCTTTATTCACTATAACCTGCCGTTAATCGCTTTCGGCTGGCTGGCTGCCATGGTTCTGTAA
- a CDS encoding Grx4 family monothiol glutaredoxin, whose amino-acid sequence METIDKIKQQIAENPILLYMKGSPKLPSCGFSSQASQALMACGEKFAYVDILQNPDIRAELPAYAQWPTFPQLWVEGELIGGCDIILEMFQKGELQPLIKEAAERRDGAAE is encoded by the coding sequence ATGGAAACCATCGACAAGATTAAACAACAGATCGCTGAAAACCCAATTCTGTTGTACATGAAAGGTTCACCAAAACTGCCAAGCTGTGGTTTTTCATCTCAGGCATCTCAGGCGCTGATGGCATGCGGTGAGAAGTTTGCTTATGTCGATATTCTGCAAAACCCGGATATCCGCGCAGAACTTCCTGCCTACGCGCAATGGCCGACATTCCCACAACTGTGGGTGGAAGGTGAGCTGATTGGCGGTTGTGACATCATTCTGGAAATGTTCCAGAAAGGTGAGCTGCAACCGTTGATCAAAGAAGCGGCTGAGCGCCGTGACGGTGCTGCTGAATAA
- a CDS encoding ArsR/SmtB family transcription factor yields MSTINKQYHMHSELAELARPLGNAHRLILLEHIAQGEKPVEKLAELADLTVANTSQHLQQLKRNGYVQTRREGKHVFYRLSDGPVVELLIALRQFAEFHHSEIRMLVQGTLHHQQGVEAISREELLVRIQENSVTLLDVRPEEEFEQGHLPGAINIPFGELEARLSELPKEQEIVAYCRGPYCSLSITAVTTLQEKGLSARRLNIGVPEWKAAGYPVR; encoded by the coding sequence ATGTCAACAATAAACAAACAGTATCATATGCATTCCGAATTGGCTGAGCTTGCACGGCCGTTGGGTAATGCTCATCGACTCATCTTGTTGGAGCACATCGCTCAAGGGGAAAAGCCCGTTGAGAAACTGGCTGAGCTTGCAGATCTGACTGTAGCCAATACTTCTCAACATCTGCAGCAGTTAAAAAGGAATGGCTATGTTCAGACACGCCGTGAAGGGAAACATGTGTTTTATCGTCTTAGTGATGGACCTGTCGTGGAACTCCTGATAGCACTGCGTCAATTTGCGGAGTTTCATCATTCAGAGATCAGGATGCTGGTTCAAGGCACCTTACATCATCAGCAGGGTGTGGAAGCGATTTCGCGGGAAGAGCTGTTAGTGCGTATACAGGAAAACAGTGTGACCTTGCTGGATGTTCGCCCCGAAGAAGAATTTGAGCAGGGCCATCTACCCGGGGCAATCAACATACCGTTTGGTGAGCTTGAGGCGCGTCTCTCTGAGCTGCCGAAAGAGCAAGAAATTGTCGCTTATTGTCGCGGCCCCTATTGTTCTTTATCCATTACAGCCGTCACTACGCTTCAGGAAAAAGGTTTATCGGCCCGCCGTTTAAACATTGGTGTCCCAGAATGGAAAGCTGCAGGTTACCCGGTTCGATGA
- a CDS encoding YejL family protein: MPITSKYSNKKVEQIIDDVFDVLEKHEASAELALMIMGNISTNIINADVPAAQRKAIAEKFSQALLSSIKED, encoded by the coding sequence ATGCCAATTACTTCAAAATACTCGAATAAAAAAGTTGAACAAATCATTGATGACGTGTTCGATGTACTAGAGAAGCATGAAGCTTCTGCCGAGCTGGCACTGATGATCATGGGCAACATTTCGACCAACATCATCAATGCCGACGTGCCGGCTGCCCAACGGAAAGCCATTGCTGAGAAATTCTCGCAAGCGCTGCTTTCCTCCATCAAGGAAGATTAA
- the asd gene encoding aspartate-semialdehyde dehydrogenase produces the protein MKVGLVGWRGMVGSVLMQRMVEERDFDVIEPVFFSTSQVGIPAPNFGKDAGMLQDAFDIDSLKKLDAVITCQGGSYTEKVYPALRQAGWKGYWIDAASTLRMHQDSIITLDPVNLEQIQQGIHRGTNTFTGGNCTVSLMLMAMGGLFQEGLVEWMTSQTYQAASGAGAKNMRELISQMGVINDAVSSELANPATSILDIDRKVADVMRSADFPAQEFGVPLAGSLIPWIDVKRDNGQSKEEWKGGVETNKILGLESQPIAIDGTCVRIGAMRCHSQALTLKLKKNVPLDEIEEMLAAHNDWVKVIPNERDITMQELSPTKVTGTLSVPVGRLRKLAMGDDFLNAFTVGDQLLWGAAEPLRRTLRIILAEKH, from the coding sequence ATGAAAGTAGGTTTAGTTGGCTGGCGTGGCATGGTCGGTTCCGTGCTGATGCAGCGTATGGTTGAAGAGCGCGATTTCGATGTCATTGAGCCGGTCTTCTTTTCGACCTCGCAAGTGGGGATCCCGGCACCAAACTTCGGCAAAGATGCCGGCATGTTACAGGATGCCTTTGACATCGATAGCCTGAAAAAGCTCGATGCGGTGATTACCTGTCAGGGTGGCAGTTACACCGAGAAAGTTTATCCGGCCCTGCGTCAGGCTGGCTGGAAAGGTTACTGGATTGACGCGGCGTCGACTTTGCGTATGCATCAGGATTCCATCATTACGCTGGATCCGGTTAACCTTGAGCAAATTCAACAAGGGATCCATCGTGGCACCAACACCTTCACCGGCGGTAACTGTACGGTCAGCCTGATGCTGATGGCTATGGGCGGCTTGTTCCAGGAAGGTCTGGTCGAGTGGATGACGTCGCAGACCTACCAGGCAGCATCCGGCGCCGGGGCGAAAAATATGCGGGAGCTGATCAGCCAGATGGGCGTGATCAACGATGCGGTTTCCAGTGAGCTGGCCAACCCGGCAACCTCAATTCTGGATATTGATCGCAAAGTAGCGGATGTGATGCGTTCTGCGGACTTCCCGGCACAAGAATTTGGTGTGCCACTGGCAGGCTCGTTGATCCCTTGGATTGATGTGAAGCGTGACAATGGCCAAAGCAAGGAAGAGTGGAAAGGCGGGGTTGAGACCAACAAGATCCTGGGTCTGGAAAGTCAGCCGATCGCCATTGACGGCACCTGTGTGCGGATCGGCGCGATGCGTTGTCACAGTCAGGCACTGACGCTGAAACTGAAGAAAAATGTGCCACTGGACGAAATCGAAGAAATGCTGGCCGCGCATAACGACTGGGTGAAAGTGATCCCGAATGAGCGTGATATCACGATGCAGGAACTGAGCCCAACGAAAGTGACCGGAACCTTGTCTGTACCGGTTGGCCGCCTGCGTAAGCTGGCGATGGGAGATGACTTCCTGAACGCCTTTACGGTCGGTGACCAGCTGTTGTGGGGTGCTGCCGAGCCGCTGCGCCGGACACTGCGGATCATCTTGGCAGAAAAGCATTGA
- the sodB gene encoding superoxide dismutase [Fe], whose product MAFELPALPYAINALEPHISQETLEYHHGKHHNTYVVKLNGLIEGTELESKSLEEIIKTSTGGVFNNAAQIWNHTFYWHCLSPNGGGEPTGEVADAIVKAFGSFEDFKAKFTDAAINNFGSSWTWLVKKADGSLDIVNTSNAGTPLTEAGVTPLLTVDLWEHAYYIDYRNLRPDYMNAFWALVNWEFVAKNLAA is encoded by the coding sequence ATGGCATTTGAACTACCAGCGCTACCCTACGCAATCAACGCACTTGAGCCACACATCTCTCAGGAAACTCTGGAATACCACCACGGTAAGCACCACAACACTTACGTTGTAAAGCTGAACGGCCTGATTGAAGGGACTGAGCTAGAAAGCAAGTCTCTGGAAGAGATCATCAAGACTTCAACTGGCGGCGTATTCAACAATGCTGCTCAAATCTGGAACCACACGTTCTACTGGCACTGCCTGAGCCCGAACGGTGGCGGCGAGCCAACAGGTGAAGTTGCTGACGCGATTGTAAAAGCTTTCGGCTCTTTCGAAGATTTCAAAGCGAAGTTCACTGACGCTGCAATCAACAACTTCGGTTCTTCTTGGACTTGGCTGGTGAAGAAAGCTGACGGCTCTCTGGACATCGTCAACACCTCTAACGCAGGTACACCACTGACAGAAGCCGGTGTCACTCCACTGCTGACCGTTGACCTGTGGGAACACGCTTACTACATCGATTACCGCAACCTGCGCCCAGACTACATGAACGCATTCTGGGCCCTGGTGAACTGGGAATTCGTTGCCAAGAACCTGGCAGCTTAA